A region of the Arachis hypogaea cultivar Tifrunner chromosome 15, arahy.Tifrunner.gnm2.J5K5, whole genome shotgun sequence genome:
TCAACTTGTCAAAGTTGTCAAGTTGATGACATTGAACTGGAAGCTCTTGAAGAACCTATAGTCTACCAAAACCACCACCTAACTTCATACTTGGTGATTAAGGAAATTAGCAAGTTCAAGTCTATAAATAGGCATCATATGTAATGGTATCATATAATTGAAGTTCATCAATTAATGTGGAGTTAGATTGAGAGTCACTTTCTCTCTATTATGAGAGTATAATATAGGGTAGAGATATGTATTATTGTTGTAGTTTTGTTCTGATTCATATTATATTGCcattctctttctctctgtcACGCATACACGCAAGTGCACAAACATTCTCTCAAGTACTACAGACTAAACATAGAGAGTTTAACCAATTCTTTGTTAGGAAAAGAGGTGCTGGAAAAGCGTCTAACACTGAACACTTTCGTAAATGTACCAAAAAgaaagatataataaaataatcatttaCTTCGACTAGATATGCAATCTATTATtatttgaaaggaaaaaaaatcacaCCAAACATTTCTAGAAaccaaaggaaaaaataaaacaaaaaaaattaaacctgCTTAACAATAAATGGCTCATCAACAAGACTCAAAGGCTCTGTGAGAATCGTTAGGAACCCATTACGATTGCCATAAACAATGTCAGTGAAAGGCCGATCACCCACCTGTCACAAAATAGGATAACTTAATATCAAATTAAACTGTAAAAGTATTACCTACCAGAAAACAAACAGAATAAATTTCTCATCAACCATGATTAGCTTTGAAGATTCACAACCAAAATGCTTTTCAACTTCTTCGGCTGTACCGGATGGCTTCTTTACTTCTGCAACATAAATAATGTATCAAAGTCAgtatcattttcatttccatttctcCCTACAGAATATGTTAGTCCAAGCATTTGCCACTGGGCAAAAATTAACTTGTTTTCAAGATAATAGAAGCAACAAAAGCTTAAATCTATAACAGAAAAAGTAGTACTCACTATGTCTAATGACTTTAATTCCAACTGCAGCCTCAAGCATTCTAGCTTTAGAACCATCAGGGTCATACTCATGAAGTCCTGATTCACAACAAGAAAATACCATAAAAAACATGCTGTGACTGCAAGTACAACATTAGATTCATGAATTTCAAAGTGCATCCTATTACAATTACCAGCAGAGTTACTAAATACAGCAATATCAGGACCAAACTCCAGTTTACAACGCTCCAATGAAGACTCAAGAGGAGGCCAAGGCATCAAAGAGTACGGCGCTGTAATAGTATTATCCTTGTCAAAGACAACACCCTTAAATCCCTTTCTACGAAGCTCAGCCCAATCAATGTACCTTATATCTGGAACAGCAATATGAGGCAGTGCCAATTTCGGGCTTTTTACGATCACCATTGCTGAACATAAAATGCCCTCCAAGTTGATTCTTTGGCCAATTGCTGCTTTTATATCTACCCACCACATTTCTGTGAAAAGTGACCTGGCTATGTTGTTTTCCTTGAATCCTTTATGTTTGTCTACTTCAAACTGACTCTCCTTTCgggtttgtgaattttgattattGGTGTCTTTTGTGTCGTCAAAGGGAAAGAGCAGCTGAAAGAATGGGTATTTGTGATTCTGAATTAAGTTGAAATTGTATCTAGTCCTGTAATTGCTTTCTAGCCCTTTATTGTTTTTCTGGGCCTGAGAAAGACACAAATTGTAGACTTGTCTATCTGCATTTGCAAGTGTTAGACTGGTGAGTTTTCTCTTTTGCTGGGCATGATGATGGGCGTTAAGATGACTGGGAAAGAGGTACCAGCAACTTGGAAGCTGAGCAGAAGCAGTAGATGACAGCATTCCTATAGTTTTTCCTGCCTACCTAATACAATGTCCTCATGTTCCTGGAGGTGTATGCTTCAACCATTGCTGTTTATGTATCAATAATTAGCATAATTATAACCATTAAGATCATCAAAACAAGATTAGGAATTTAGTTATATACTGAGATTGACCGCAGATAACAAAATGTAACATAAATGATAATGCAATTCAACAAccattttaaaaaactaaaatgtaTGGAAGAACATATACAACAGCCCAATTATGGTTCCATTAAGCATACATGAAGCAAAAAGTGCCAGTGCCCAATTATGGTTCCATTAACATAAATGTACAAAAGAACATCTATAGTTCTGAAGAAAGAATACATCATTAATTTACCTATAGTCCAGTCCAGGTGTTCTGAAGTTCTCAATTTACCTATAGTAATCATCAAAATCATTAATAAGtttatatgaataaataaatgaaaaggtAAATTCTAAAATGGTCATTTGCATGGAACTTGAGTTACAAGTGTAGCAAatacaataaattcaaaattcacacAATCACATCAACAATCTACTTGTTTTCCATAATCTTTTGTATTGACTATTGAGGATCAATTGTCCCTCTCCCCATAAGAGACGAACATTACTGCCAGTCTGTAGCCAGAAACAGCTCATTGCCGGAGTCCTCTCATTCGATGGGAGGCAGCGGTGCACTAAATTTCCACATCCCACGTTCTCCCTTGTGCCTTCTGGTTCTGCCTTCTGGTTGATTTATAATTGCTGTTGTTACTGACATTGTTGTGCGCACGCgtttttttgtgtgtttcttaacggcattcattttcaaattttagtttATCTATGAAATGCTATATAATCCCTCTTTTAAACAATTTGAATGCTTGTGAACTAGAACTGCATTTATTCTGAACTTACTAGCAAAGATACTCATTTGATAACTGCATTGGAAACTAATGGTTGCAAGCAATGTAGATAAGAAAAAGCATGCCATATTGTGATTGTtaaattgtattggattatacTAGCTTGGGTACTGTAGTGTGATCTTATTAGTAATCTGAAACTAAAGAaaccttcttttctttctcaaatgCTCTCTCGTGTTTCAGAGCTTGTGGCTGTCTACAGACTTGCTGTAGTGGTTGTCTCTCGTTGTCCCCTGTTTACTGTCTACCGTTTGCTGGTCGTACACTTATTGGTATTTTTTCTTGCCATTGCAATAAATCTGTTGACCATATTTCTATAAACATGTTTACTTTTACTTAAAGGTATGGGGGAGGGGCGCAATTGATCCTCACTAGAACAGATTAGGATAAACGAAAATTTCATCGGAAATGAAAAACAAGTAGATTGTTGATGTGATTATGTGAAATTTGAGTTTATTGTAATTGCAAATGAATCACATAAACAATCAAACATTCAGCCTTATATTTTCcttttaacaattaaaaatcaGTAAATCTTAATACCTTCTTTCAATGAATTGAACTGAATAATGGAGAATCTTCTAAATGTCATCTTACATGCACCATACCATGCAATTTCTAAGGTGCAGAACCAGGTAACCTGTCATCTTTTTCAATCcgtttagtttaaaatttatcaCGAATAATTGCTTACTTGCCTATACATCGctcatattattttctttaatacCTATACTTCTCTTTCCTGAGTCTGCGATTAATCCCTTCAAGCCTCCAATTCTAAAACAATTACCAAAGCAATTTTAATCATCATCTCATTCCCAGGAAATCACTTGAACCCTCTTGAACCTCCAATTCATCTAATTTCCAAAGCCTAAGTTTCAATGATCAAATTATATACTTTGTTCTCTGCCCAATTTCATGACTCATCCTCGTCTCCTCGTCTATGCTACACCACATTCAACAAGCTGAACATATTGCAGGAGCAAgcacaaaattaaaaagaatggtATAAAAACATCTGCAACAAATTGCAAACCTTAAAGTCTGAGAAATCTGGCTTCAGGCAGAGGCAGCGTCGCAGATTGCAGTGGAGCGACGAGGCAGAGCAGCGAGGGAGCAACGCAGAGGCAGTGTCGCAGACTCGCTCGCAGGGAAGCAGAGGCAGTGGCGCCGCAGAAGAGTGACGCAGAGGCCTGCACTGGCAGGCAGCGGGTCAGTGGCACGGCGGAGGAGCAAGGCGGAGGCAGGCACTCAGGCAGgctgcagagagagagagagggagattaCTGAGGAGCGAATGAGAGTAGTAAAATCAAAGACGAGGGTGAGTTTGCGAGTGTGCCGGCTAGTGGCTGGAGACGGAGGTTGGAGACGACTGAGGAGCGAGTGAGAGAGCTcagagaaaagggtgagtttctGGTTCTGACGGAAATTagggttattttattattttttttctacattttttagTTTAACATAATATGCATCATATAAAAAgtaggatttttttaaataaataatttaaatattttatttatagatacAGATCATttgtagcttttttttttttatcaaatttcatTTTTGTACGTATTTCGTTTTGTAAATAAATTAAGATTGTTTATATCTCGTTTATATTCTAAACGAAATAAGACAtaattttatttgtctttatttaatattatatgtataactCTTTTTGACAACTAAATCCAACCAAATTAGCCCAATTATAATAAAAAGCACTTTTAAAATGAGACATAGAATATGCGCTCCAGTTAGGGTAGAAACAAGTCAGGTCAGGCCAGGTTTATAATAGAGTATATTAGTTTAAGTCTAATTTGATATAAGCTTTTTAGCgagtataattaaatttaagatataatttaatttttaaaattataaaatataaaataataaatttatggacaatattgatacaaaataaagataaaatatcgATAAATAACTatcattgattaaaaaaaaataatatatatgaatatattttCACTTGACTATTTTCAAAATATgtaatatatcaaaataaaaaacttcATCAATATCAAGAGTTGTAACAAACCAACTAAAGATATCAAATAAAAGCTAAT
Encoded here:
- the LOC112750731 gene encoding phosphatidylglycerophosphate phosphatase 1, chloroplastic/mitochondrial, encoding MLSSTASAQLPSCWYLFPSHLNAHHHAQQKRKLTSLTLANADRQVYNLCLSQAQKNNKGLESNYRTRYNFNLIQNHKYPFFQLLFPFDDTKDTNNQNSQTRKESQFEVDKHKGFKENNIARSLFTEMWWVDIKAAIGQRINLEGILCSAMVIVKSPKLALPHIAVPDIRYIDWAELRRKGFKGVVFDKDNTITAPYSLMPWPPLESSLERCKLEFGPDIAVFSNSAGLHEYDPDGSKARMLEAAVGIKVIRHKVKKPSGTAEEVEKHFGCESSKLIMVGDRPFTDIVYGNRNGFLTILTEPLSLVDEPFIVKQVRKLETTFVSYWCRRGLEPPVQKLLPNPMSCVKEPRP